A single Agromyces sp. CF514 DNA region contains:
- a CDS encoding diacylglycerol kinase family protein gives MTRSPKRVIVAVNPSASFGRHREVGPATVAALVGAGHDVVLLQEANFELLRRETEHAFQRGTDALVVVGGDGMVSLAVNIVAGTGVPFGVVAAGTGNDLARGLGLPFEDPAAGVDALLGALEREPRTIDAGVIRRSDSAPVWFAGVVSAGFDALVNERANRMTRPRGPSRYTIALVRELATFRPRTYTMTIDGVRREQRAMLVSVANGSSIGGGMKVVPHADLTDGRLDVFIVHPLSRARLIAVFPKVFRGEHTDHPAVEFVSAQRVALDARDVAAYADGERVGALPIEIEIVPGALRVFA, from the coding sequence ATGACCCGAAGCCCGAAGCGCGTGATCGTCGCGGTGAATCCGTCGGCCTCGTTCGGCCGCCACCGCGAGGTCGGGCCCGCGACCGTCGCCGCCCTCGTCGGGGCGGGGCACGACGTGGTGCTCCTGCAGGAGGCGAACTTCGAGCTCCTGCGCCGTGAGACCGAGCACGCCTTCCAACGCGGCACGGACGCGCTCGTGGTCGTCGGCGGCGACGGCATGGTGTCGCTCGCGGTCAACATCGTCGCGGGCACGGGGGTGCCGTTCGGGGTCGTCGCTGCGGGAACCGGCAACGACCTGGCGCGCGGACTGGGTCTTCCATTCGAGGACCCGGCAGCGGGCGTCGACGCCCTGCTCGGCGCGCTCGAGCGCGAGCCGCGCACGATCGACGCGGGCGTCATCCGTCGGAGCGACTCGGCGCCGGTGTGGTTCGCGGGCGTGGTCTCGGCCGGATTCGACGCCCTCGTGAACGAACGGGCGAACCGCATGACGCGGCCGCGCGGGCCGAGCCGCTACACGATCGCCCTGGTACGCGAGCTCGCGACCTTTCGACCTCGCACCTACACGATGACGATCGACGGAGTGCGCCGCGAGCAGCGGGCGATGCTCGTCTCGGTCGCGAACGGATCGTCGATCGGGGGCGGCATGAAGGTCGTGCCGCACGCCGACCTGACCGACGGAAGGCTCGACGTCTTCATCGTGCACCCGTTGTCCCGCGCCCGCCTGATCGCGGTGTTCCCGAAGGTGTTCCGCGGCGAGCACACGGATCATCCCGCCGTGGAGTTCGTCTCCGCGCAGCGGGTCGCGCTCGACGCGCGAGACGTCGCGGCGTACGCCGACGGCGAGCGCGTCGGCGCCCTGCCGATCGAGATCGAGATCGTCCCGGGGGCGCTCCGGGTGTTCGCCTGA
- a CDS encoding MBL fold metallo-hydrolase: MRLTKLEHAALVIEDSGDRLFIDPGNYTTPITDATGALAVVITHEHADHWSPDQLRRIIEASPEVRLFGPAGVAAAASAFPVEVVAPGDEVEVGPFHLRFFGGRHAEIHSSIDIIDNIGVIVNESFAYAGDSFVVPEGLDVEVLAAPAGAPWMKISESMEYIRAVAPKRAFATHEMVLSQVGKDLSHARLAWAVEQAGGEYARLEPGDTLDF, from the coding sequence ATGCGCCTGACGAAGCTCGAACATGCCGCACTCGTCATCGAAGACTCGGGCGACCGGCTCTTCATCGATCCCGGCAACTACACGACGCCGATCACGGATGCCACGGGCGCCCTCGCCGTCGTCATCACCCACGAGCACGCAGACCATTGGAGCCCGGACCAGCTCCGTCGCATCATCGAGGCGAGCCCCGAGGTGCGGTTGTTCGGGCCCGCCGGCGTCGCCGCCGCGGCATCCGCATTCCCGGTCGAGGTCGTCGCGCCGGGCGACGAGGTCGAGGTCGGCCCGTTCCACCTCCGGTTCTTCGGCGGCCGTCACGCCGAGATCCACTCCTCGATCGACATCATCGACAACATCGGGGTGATCGTGAACGAGTCGTTCGCCTACGCGGGAGACTCGTTCGTCGTGCCGGAGGGTCTCGACGTCGAGGTGCTCGCCGCCCCCGCGGGCGCACCCTGGATGAAGATCTCCGAGTCGATGGAATACATTCGCGCCGTCGCGCCCAAGCGGGCGTTCGCCACGCACGAGATGGTGCTCTCCCAGGTCGGCAAGGACCTCTCGCACGCTCGCCTCGCGTGGGCCGTCGAGCAGGCGGGCGGCGAGTACGCGCGACTCGAACCGGGCGACACCCTCGACTTCTGA
- a CDS encoding TIGR00645 family protein, with translation MSARTTPARPPSPDPSNPISPHRTAPWGRAVGGLIFTSRWLQAPLYLGLIVAQGVYVALFMKELWHLITEFGHLDEADVMLIVLGLIDVVMIANLLIMVIIGGYETFVSKINLNGHPDQPEWLSHVNANVLKVKLAMAIIGISSIHLLKSFIEIGNVGGDGYKGGLTTDGVMWQVIIHCVFILSALALAAIDRMSYHKVSPHEVHDGVAVTVPDAAPTASADGRELVGAAPARLG, from the coding sequence GTGAGCGCCCGAACGACGCCCGCACGCCCCCCCAGCCCCGACCCGAGCAATCCCATCTCGCCGCATCGCACCGCGCCCTGGGGGCGCGCGGTCGGCGGACTCATCTTCACGAGCCGGTGGCTGCAGGCCCCGCTCTACCTCGGCCTCATCGTGGCGCAGGGCGTGTACGTCGCCCTGTTCATGAAGGAGCTCTGGCACCTCATCACCGAGTTCGGCCACCTCGACGAGGCCGACGTGATGCTGATCGTGCTCGGCCTGATCGACGTCGTCATGATCGCCAACCTGCTGATCATGGTCATCATCGGCGGCTACGAGACCTTCGTGTCGAAGATCAACCTCAACGGACACCCCGACCAGCCGGAGTGGCTCAGCCATGTCAACGCGAACGTGCTGAAGGTCAAGCTCGCGATGGCGATCATCGGCATCTCGTCGATCCACCTGCTGAAGTCGTTCATCGAGATCGGCAACGTCGGCGGCGACGGGTACAAGGGCGGCCTCACGACCGACGGCGTGATGTGGCAGGTCATCATCCACTGCGTGTTCATCCTCTCGGCGCTCGCGCTCGCGGCGATCGATCGCATGTCGTATCACAAGGTCTCGCCGCACGAGGTGCACGACGGCGTCGCCGTCACGGTTCCGGATGCCGCGCCGACCGCTTCGGCGGACGGACGCGAACTCGTGGGAGCAGCGCCGGCCCGCCTCGGCTGA
- a CDS encoding TerC family protein gives MQLPVWFEVGSLVVLTLILVADLLLVVKRPHVPSFRESTLWVVFYVGLALIFALLMYLLGDAEHAGQFIAGWLTEYSLSIDNLFVFVIIMARFAVPKKLQQEVLMVGIILALIFRGIFILLGAQLIENFSWIFYLFGAWLVYTAYQQAFVEHDDDKDNMLVRVLRRRVKISDDFDGIKIRTTVGGHRMFTPILFVFIAIGTTDLLFALDSIPAIFGITQSPFIVFTANVFALMGLRQLYFLLGGLLERLEYLKYGIAFILAFIGVKLVLHAMHVNELPFINGGEPIEWAPEISTWMSLGVIIAAMAVATVASVIKANVDAKRRGHTLMEEVPHFTDDGAR, from the coding sequence CTGCAGCTTCCCGTCTGGTTCGAAGTCGGATCCCTCGTGGTCCTCACGCTCATCCTGGTCGCCGACCTGCTGTTGGTCGTCAAGCGACCGCACGTGCCGTCGTTCCGCGAGTCGACGCTCTGGGTCGTCTTCTACGTGGGGCTGGCGCTCATCTTCGCGCTGCTCATGTACCTGCTGGGCGATGCGGAGCACGCGGGGCAGTTCATCGCCGGATGGCTGACCGAGTACAGCCTCTCGATCGACAACCTGTTCGTGTTCGTCATCATCATGGCGCGCTTCGCGGTGCCCAAGAAGCTCCAGCAGGAGGTGCTCATGGTGGGCATCATCCTCGCGCTCATCTTCCGCGGCATCTTCATCCTGCTGGGTGCGCAGCTCATCGAGAACTTCAGCTGGATCTTCTACCTCTTCGGCGCGTGGCTGGTCTACACGGCCTATCAGCAGGCCTTCGTCGAGCACGACGACGACAAGGACAACATGCTCGTGCGGGTGCTCCGCAGGCGCGTGAAGATCTCCGACGATTTCGACGGCATCAAGATCCGCACGACGGTGGGCGGCCACCGCATGTTCACGCCGATCCTCTTCGTCTTCATCGCGATCGGCACGACCGACCTGCTCTTCGCACTCGATTCGATCCCGGCGATCTTCGGCATCACGCAGAGCCCGTTCATCGTCTTCACGGCCAACGTCTTCGCGCTCATGGGCCTGCGTCAGCTGTACTTCCTGCTGGGCGGCCTGCTCGAGCGCCTCGAGTACCTCAAGTACGGCATCGCGTTCATCCTCGCGTTCATCGGCGTGAAGCTCGTGCTGCACGCGATGCACGTCAACGAGCTGCCGTTCATCAACGGCGGCGAGCCCATCGAGTGGGCTCCCGAGATCTCGACCTGGATGTCACTCGGCGTGATCATCGCCGCGATGGCCGTCGCGACGGTCGCGAGCGTCATCAAGGCCAACGTCGACGCGAAGCGCCGCGGTCACACCCTCATGGAAGAGGTGCCGCACTTCACCGACGACGGCGCCCGGTGA
- a CDS encoding DUF2277 domain-containing protein yields the protein MCRNIRVLHNFEPPTTDDEVREAALQFVRKVSGSTHPSRANSEAFDRAIDEIALATRRLLDGLVTNAPPKNRELEAVKGRQRHEARMEREVRIRTATA from the coding sequence ATGTGCCGGAACATCAGGGTCCTCCACAACTTCGAGCCGCCGACGACCGACGACGAGGTGCGCGAGGCCGCGCTCCAGTTCGTGCGCAAGGTCAGCGGCTCGACCCATCCGTCGCGCGCGAACTCGGAGGCGTTCGATCGCGCGATCGACGAGATCGCGCTGGCCACGAGGCGTCTGCTCGACGGGCTCGTCACCAATGCGCCTCCGAAGAATCGCGAACTCGAGGCGGTCAAGGGCCGGCAGCGGCATGAGGCGCGCATGGAGCGCGAGGTTCGGATCCGGACCGCCACGGCGTGA
- the gltX gene encoding glutamate--tRNA ligase, with the protein MSETTHPTTTATGSDVRVRFCPSPTGTPHVGLVRTALFNWAYARHTGGTFVFRIEDTDAARDSEESFEQIIDALTWLGLDWDEGIHKGGPNEPYRQSQRSDIYQDVIARLKDAGHLYESFSTAEEIDARNLANGRPKQLGYDNYDRDLTDEQKAAFRAEGREPALRLRVPEADLGFDDLVRGRIDFPVGSTIDFVLVRPNGAPLYTLVNPVDDALMGITHVLRGEDILSSTPRQIALYHALIDIGVTTFVPRFGHLPYVMGDGNKKLSKRDPESNLFHHRDRGFIPEGLVNYLALLGWGFSADRDVFSRDEFIAAFDVENVNPNPARFDQKKAESINGDHIRLLEPADFAARVVPYLEAAGVVTAPLTPAQAAILAEAAPLVQERIALLGEAPGMLGFLFTDAAGLTYDDDAFKGLPADAAAVLAASREALDRLPADSWTHDQIEEALRGALIDRLGLKPRVAFGPVRTAVSGRRVSPPLFESMQILGKIDSLARLDGLAAKLG; encoded by the coding sequence ATGTCTGAGACAACCCACCCCACGACCACGGCCACCGGCAGCGACGTCCGCGTGCGCTTCTGCCCGTCGCCCACCGGCACGCCGCACGTCGGCCTCGTCCGCACCGCGCTGTTCAACTGGGCGTACGCACGTCACACGGGCGGCACCTTCGTGTTCCGCATCGAGGACACCGACGCCGCGCGCGACAGCGAAGAGAGCTTCGAGCAGATCATCGACGCGCTCACCTGGCTCGGCCTCGACTGGGACGAGGGCATCCACAAGGGCGGCCCGAACGAGCCGTACCGCCAGTCGCAGCGAAGCGACATCTACCAGGACGTCATCGCCCGCCTGAAGGACGCCGGCCACCTCTACGAGTCGTTCTCGACGGCCGAAGAGATCGACGCGCGCAACCTCGCGAACGGCCGGCCCAAGCAGCTCGGCTACGACAACTACGACCGCGACCTCACCGACGAGCAGAAGGCCGCCTTCCGCGCCGAGGGTCGCGAGCCGGCCCTGCGCCTGCGCGTGCCCGAGGCCGACCTCGGCTTCGACGACCTCGTGCGCGGCCGCATCGACTTCCCGGTGGGCTCGACGATCGATTTCGTGCTCGTGCGACCGAACGGCGCACCGCTGTACACGCTCGTGAACCCGGTCGACGACGCGCTCATGGGCATCACGCACGTGCTCCGCGGTGAGGACATCCTGAGCTCGACGCCGCGCCAGATCGCGCTGTACCACGCGCTCATCGACATCGGCGTGACCACCTTCGTGCCTCGCTTCGGCCACCTGCCCTACGTCATGGGCGACGGCAACAAGAAGCTCTCCAAGCGCGACCCCGAGTCGAACCTGTTCCACCACCGCGACCGCGGGTTCATCCCCGAGGGCCTCGTCAACTACCTCGCGCTCCTCGGCTGGGGCTTCTCGGCCGACCGCGACGTCTTCAGCCGCGACGAGTTCATCGCGGCCTTCGACGTCGAGAATGTGAACCCGAATCCGGCACGCTTCGACCAGAAGAAGGCCGAGTCGATCAACGGCGACCACATCCGCCTGCTCGAGCCCGCCGACTTCGCCGCACGCGTCGTGCCCTACCTCGAGGCCGCGGGCGTGGTCACCGCGCCGCTGACGCCCGCCCAGGCCGCGATCCTCGCCGAGGCCGCACCGCTCGTGCAGGAGCGCATCGCCCTGCTCGGCGAGGCGCCCGGCATGCTGGGCTTCCTCTTCACGGATGCCGCCGGGCTGACGTACGACGACGACGCGTTCAAGGGGCTGCCCGCCGACGCCGCCGCCGTGCTCGCCGCCTCGCGCGAGGCGCTCGACCGCCTGCCGGCCGACTCGTGGACCCACGACCAGATCGAGGAGGCGCTGCGCGGCGCCCTCATCGACCGTCTCGGACTGAAGCCCCGCGTGGCCTTCGGCCCCGTGCGCACCGCCGTCTCCGGCCGGCGCGTCTCGCCGCCGCTGTTCGAGTCCATGCAGATCCTCGGCAAGATCGACTCGCTCGCGCGGCTCGACGGGCTTGCGGCGAAGCTCGGCTGA
- a CDS encoding LysR substrate-binding domain-containing protein has translation MSDASIEALAESLDLQTVRVVRRIAEHGSLTAAAESLGYSQPAVSQHLRRFERRTGIALVERAGRGVRLTQSGRVLARHANAVATSLEAAAGELAEIRGLRAGRVRLAAFPSASATLVPKLIAGLAARHPGVTVTYVEAEPPEAVAAVRADRADLAITFSYPGDRDDPHTERARGLDVRSIGAEPMRVVLPDGHRAAASEAVDLADLAQDSWIAGCPSCRGHLLQLTDGAGFRPRIGFETDNFVAVESMVAQGLGVALLPELALAASPRRAGVVVRPTAGGDVRSLHLVTARGGARVPAVAAAVAVLEELAAEH, from the coding sequence ATGTCGGATGCCTCGATCGAAGCCCTCGCCGAATCGCTCGACCTGCAGACCGTGCGGGTCGTGCGTCGCATCGCCGAGCACGGATCGCTCACCGCCGCGGCGGAGTCGCTCGGCTACAGCCAGCCCGCGGTGAGCCAGCACCTGCGCCGCTTCGAGCGTCGTACCGGCATCGCCCTCGTCGAGCGGGCGGGTCGCGGGGTGCGGCTCACCCAGTCGGGTCGCGTGCTCGCCAGGCATGCCAATGCCGTCGCGACCTCGCTCGAGGCCGCGGCGGGCGAGCTCGCCGAGATCCGGGGCCTCCGCGCAGGACGCGTCCGTCTCGCGGCGTTCCCATCGGCATCGGCCACGCTCGTGCCGAAGCTCATCGCCGGCCTCGCGGCACGGCATCCGGGGGTCACCGTCACCTACGTCGAGGCCGAGCCGCCCGAGGCGGTCGCCGCCGTGCGGGCCGATCGCGCCGACCTCGCCATCACCTTCAGCTACCCGGGCGACCGCGACGACCCGCACACCGAACGCGCGCGCGGGCTCGACGTGCGCTCGATCGGCGCCGAGCCCATGCGCGTCGTGCTGCCCGACGGGCACCGGGCGGCGGCCTCGGAGGCGGTCGATCTCGCCGATCTCGCCCAGGACTCCTGGATCGCCGGCTGCCCCAGCTGCCGCGGACACCTGCTCCAGCTCACCGACGGCGCCGGATTCCGCCCGCGCATCGGCTTCGAGACCGACAACTTCGTGGCGGTCGAGAGCATGGTCGCGCAGGGGCTCGGCGTCGCGCTGCTGCCCGAGCTCGCGCTCGCGGCCTCGCCTCGGCGGGCCGGCGTGGTCGTGCGACCCACCGCCGGGGGAGACGTGCGCTCGCTGCACCTCGTGACCGCACGCGGCGGGGCTCGGGTGCCCGCCGTGGCCGCGGCCGTCGCGGTGCTCGAGGAACTCGCGGCCGAGCACTGA
- a CDS encoding NYN domain-containing protein, which translates to MPDSNDLLAVLIDADNVSPARIEAVLTEVARFGTASVKRIYGDWTKPNLRGWKDAASAHVIQPIQQFDNTTGKNATDSALIIDAMDLLYTGRFRGFCIVSSDSDFTRLAARIREQGITVYGFGERKTPESFRNACDRFTYLEVIDAPKETDAAEPTTQPIAKADQQRLRTDGGLVVALRAAVNTAADESGWANLSPVGSLLRKQRPDFDSRNWGYAKLSDLMRATGLFDVNVQATGTVVVAPKSKAVTRDPAATRIA; encoded by the coding sequence ATGCCCGATTCGAACGATCTGCTCGCCGTGCTCATCGACGCCGACAACGTCTCCCCTGCCCGCATCGAGGCGGTGCTCACCGAGGTCGCCCGCTTCGGCACGGCCTCGGTCAAGCGCATCTACGGCGACTGGACGAAACCGAACCTGCGCGGATGGAAGGATGCCGCGAGCGCGCACGTCATCCAGCCGATCCAGCAGTTCGACAACACGACGGGCAAGAACGCGACCGACAGTGCGCTCATCATCGACGCCATGGACCTGCTCTACACCGGTCGGTTCCGAGGCTTCTGCATCGTGTCCTCGGACAGCGACTTCACGCGGCTCGCCGCCCGCATCCGCGAGCAGGGCATCACGGTCTACGGGTTCGGCGAGCGCAAGACGCCCGAGTCGTTCCGCAACGCCTGCGACCGCTTCACCTACCTCGAGGTGATCGATGCGCCGAAGGAGACGGATGCCGCGGAGCCGACCACGCAACCTATCGCAAAGGCGGACCAGCAGCGGCTCCGCACCGACGGCGGCCTGGTCGTCGCGCTCCGCGCGGCCGTGAACACGGCCGCGGACGAGAGCGGTTGGGCGAACCTCTCCCCGGTGGGATCGCTCCTCCGCAAGCAGCGGCCGGACTTCGACTCCCGCAACTGGGGCTATGCCAAGCTCTCCGACCTCATGCGGGCGACGGGGCTCTTCGACGTCAACGTGCAGGCGACCGGTACGGTGGTCGTCGCTCCGAAGTCGAAGGCCGTCACACGGGACCCCGCGGCGACGAGGATCGCCTGA
- a CDS encoding aminotransferase class V-fold PLP-dependent enzyme yields the protein MHQERSRYVGGRGYLAACTLGLPADVTRDAVRRDLDAWAAGTATAADYSASLERSRAHAATLLGATPRQVATGSQVSVFTGLVAASAPRGAEVLCVDGDFSSVVAPFLAHGGLRVRHVPLDALADAVTADTAFVSYSLVQSATGEIADAAAVAEAARSVGAFTIVDTTQATGWMPTDDLDADLLVCHAYKWLSSPRGAAFAAFSDRAIEEITPFTAGWYSGEDPWTSCYGPDLHVAPDATRFDVSPAWNAWAGAEAALGLTASLDLHEVRRHDLALANSFRAGLGLEASDSAIVSWSDPDGCDLGALTAAGLTASGRAGRARAAFHVWNDEEDVALALGALSPHAAFAI from the coding sequence ATGCACCAGGAACGATCCCGATACGTCGGCGGCCGCGGCTACCTCGCCGCCTGCACCCTCGGCCTGCCGGCCGACGTCACTCGAGACGCCGTGCGACGGGACCTCGACGCCTGGGCCGCAGGCACCGCGACCGCCGCGGACTACTCGGCGAGCCTCGAACGCTCGCGCGCCCACGCCGCGACCCTGCTCGGCGCGACGCCCCGACAGGTCGCCACGGGATCGCAGGTCTCGGTCTTCACGGGCCTCGTCGCGGCATCCGCGCCGCGCGGCGCCGAGGTGCTCTGCGTCGACGGCGACTTCTCGTCGGTCGTCGCCCCGTTCCTCGCCCACGGCGGCCTCCGCGTGCGGCACGTGCCCCTCGATGCGCTCGCCGACGCCGTCACGGCCGACACCGCCTTCGTCTCCTACTCGCTCGTGCAGTCGGCCACGGGCGAGATCGCGGATGCCGCGGCCGTCGCAGAGGCCGCACGATCCGTCGGTGCGTTCACGATCGTCGACACGACGCAGGCGACCGGGTGGATGCCCACCGACGACCTCGATGCCGACCTGCTCGTCTGCCACGCGTACAAGTGGCTGAGCTCGCCGCGCGGCGCCGCGTTCGCCGCGTTCTCGGACCGGGCGATCGAGGAGATCACGCCGTTCACCGCCGGCTGGTACTCGGGCGAGGACCCCTGGACCTCCTGCTACGGCCCCGACCTCCACGTCGCGCCCGACGCCACGCGCTTCGACGTCTCCCCCGCGTGGAACGCGTGGGCCGGCGCCGAGGCCGCGCTCGGACTCACCGCGTCGCTCGACCTGCACGAGGTGCGGCGGCACGACCTCGCCCTTGCGAACTCGTTCCGCGCGGGCCTCGGGCTCGAAGCCTCCGACAGCGCGATCGTCTCGTGGAGCGACCCCGACGGCTGCGACCTCGGAGCCTTGACGGCCGCGGGCCTCACGGCGTCGGGCCGCGCCGGCCGCGCGCGTGCGGCGTTCCACGTCTGGAACGACGAGGAGGACGTCGCGCTCGCGCTCGGCGCCCTGAGCCCGCACGCGGCGTTCGCGATCTGA
- a CDS encoding transglycosylase domain-containing protein — protein sequence MTERNKRNRDFAETRTPLGVLGGLVGIVVASTAAAALIVVGVTPALATVGMAASGTIDTFERLPGYLQIGELSQKSNIYATRPDGSPLLLASFYDQNRVEVEWDQISPFVKDATIAGEDPRFYDHGGVDLQGTIRAALTTAAGRDTQGGSSIAQQYVKNVRVQQCEREADVTAFEDMAEDEVAALTGDERFALIEEERLSCYDSATETSIDRKLKEMRLAIGVEKRYSKNDILLGYLNIAGFGGTVYGIEAAANYYFSTSAANLTLPQAASLVAIVNNPVKFQLDKPDSETNGAANGYAANRDRRDYLLRQMLHEKKITQAQYDEAIATPVEPKITEPSTGCQTAGGSAYFCDYVKHILQNDPTFGDDDETRMLNFRRGGYQVYTSLDLDLQAAAERAIAENVPSTYPGWDLGGVISSVEVGTGRVLAMAQNKQYSQDPAVVNGNPNFTGINYNTDYDYGGSSGFQPGSSYKVFTLAEWLAEGHALTERVNSSRKSNWGAFNDSCLGTQYADPGWNPRNDANEPGGNYSALESTIGSINTGFLGMAKLIDQCGIASKAEAFGVHRADGNPLVHFPSAVLGINEVAPLSMAVAFAGIANDGVACTPVAIDRIVGADGEDITPPKSTCAAAVTPEVAGAMHYAMSRVMSSGTGQQSSNATSPWVPLIGKTGTTDGAKDTWMVGASTEVATAVAVVSVNGDANQRGISFDSGSAATARHRMWPIVMSAASAKYGGGAFRMDGPGPVAPFTSPTPFDDVPKYVEPTPTPPPAPAPAPAPSPQTQTQGGVGDRTLEPRDDEGRGGGRGR from the coding sequence GTGACCGAACGCAACAAGCGCAATCGCGATTTCGCGGAGACGCGAACGCCATTGGGCGTGCTCGGAGGCCTCGTCGGCATCGTCGTGGCGAGCACGGCGGCGGCGGCCCTGATCGTGGTGGGCGTCACGCCGGCCCTGGCGACGGTCGGCATGGCCGCTTCGGGCACCATCGATACGTTCGAACGGCTGCCCGGCTATCTCCAGATCGGCGAGCTCTCGCAGAAGAGCAACATCTACGCGACCCGGCCAGACGGATCCCCGCTGCTCCTCGCCTCGTTCTACGACCAGAACCGCGTCGAGGTCGAATGGGATCAGATCAGCCCGTTCGTGAAGGACGCGACGATCGCGGGCGAGGATCCCAGGTTCTACGACCACGGCGGCGTCGACCTTCAAGGCACGATCCGTGCTGCGCTCACGACCGCGGCGGGCCGCGACACGCAGGGCGGGTCGTCGATCGCCCAGCAGTACGTCAAAAACGTGCGCGTGCAGCAGTGCGAGCGCGAGGCCGACGTCACGGCGTTCGAGGACATGGCCGAAGACGAGGTCGCCGCGCTGACCGGCGACGAGCGCTTCGCGCTCATCGAGGAGGAGCGGCTCAGCTGCTACGACAGCGCGACCGAGACGAGCATCGACCGCAAGCTGAAGGAGATGCGGCTCGCGATCGGCGTCGAGAAGCGGTACTCCAAGAACGACATCCTGCTCGGCTACCTCAACATCGCCGGTTTCGGCGGCACGGTCTACGGCATCGAGGCCGCAGCCAACTACTACTTCTCCACCTCCGCGGCGAATCTCACGCTGCCGCAGGCCGCCTCGCTCGTGGCGATCGTGAACAACCCCGTCAAGTTCCAACTCGACAAGCCCGACAGCGAGACGAACGGCGCCGCGAACGGCTACGCGGCCAATCGCGATCGGCGCGACTACCTCCTGCGACAGATGCTGCACGAGAAGAAGATCACGCAGGCGCAGTACGACGAGGCGATCGCGACCCCGGTCGAACCGAAGATCACCGAGCCGAGCACCGGCTGCCAGACGGCCGGAGGGTCCGCCTACTTCTGCGACTACGTCAAGCACATCCTGCAGAACGACCCGACGTTCGGCGACGACGACGAGACGCGGATGCTGAACTTCCGCCGTGGCGGATACCAGGTCTACACCTCGCTCGATCTCGACCTGCAGGCGGCGGCCGAGCGCGCCATCGCCGAGAACGTGCCGTCGACCTATCCCGGCTGGGACCTTGGCGGCGTGATCTCGAGCGTCGAGGTCGGCACGGGGCGCGTGCTCGCGATGGCGCAGAACAAGCAGTACAGCCAGGATCCCGCCGTGGTGAACGGCAATCCGAACTTCACCGGCATCAACTACAACACCGACTACGACTACGGCGGATCGAGCGGCTTCCAGCCCGGATCCTCGTACAAGGTGTTCACCCTCGCCGAGTGGCTCGCCGAGGGGCACGCCCTCACCGAGCGGGTCAACTCGAGTCGCAAGAGCAACTGGGGGGCCTTCAACGACAGCTGCCTCGGCACGCAGTACGCCGACCCCGGGTGGAACCCGCGGAACGACGCGAACGAGCCGGGCGGCAACTACAGCGCGCTCGAGTCGACCATCGGGTCGATCAACACCGGCTTCCTCGGCATGGCGAAGCTCATCGACCAGTGCGGCATCGCGAGCAAAGCCGAGGCGTTCGGCGTGCATCGCGCCGACGGCAATCCACTCGTGCATTTCCCCTCCGCAGTGCTGGGCATCAACGAGGTCGCGCCGCTCAGCATGGCAGTCGCATTCGCCGGCATCGCGAACGACGGGGTCGCCTGCACCCCGGTCGCGATCGACCGGATCGTCGGTGCCGACGGCGAGGACATCACGCCTCCGAAGTCGACCTGCGCGGCCGCCGTGACACCCGAGGTCGCCGGTGCGATGCACTACGCGATGTCGCGCGTCATGTCGAGCGGCACGGGTCAGCAGTCGAGCAATGCGACGTCGCCCTGGGTTCCGCTCATCGGCAAGACGGGAACGACCGACGGCGCGAAGGACACGTGGATGGTCGGTGCGAGCACCGAGGTCGCGACGGCTGTGGCGGTCGTGAGCGTGAACGGCGACGCGAACCAGCGCGGCATCTCGTTCGACTCGGGATCAGCCGCGACGGCGCGACATCGCATGTGGCCGATCGTGATGTCCGCAGCGTCGGCGAAGTACGGCGGCGGCGCGTTCCGCATGGACGGCCCCGGTCCGGTGGCGCCGTTCACGTCACCGACGCCGTTCGACGACGTGCCCAAGTACGTCGAGCCGACCCCGACGCCGCCGCCGGCTCCCGCCCCGGCTCCCGCTCCTTCGCCGCAGACCCAGACCCAGGGCGGCGTCGGCGACCGCACGCTCGAGCCGCGCGACGACGAGGGACGCGGAGGCGGCAGGGGCCGGTGA